The Erigeron canadensis isolate Cc75 chromosome 4, C_canadensis_v1, whole genome shotgun sequence genome window below encodes:
- the LOC122596847 gene encoding uncharacterized protein LOC122596847, whose amino-acid sequence MGFHELVEKYQNNGYKKLTMGKKPAGTPKKGGTMKKVNRRFKGFRLMTSRKLKWRSFWMAMMPIRRTLSICCDMLNRLKVDGSYPAIVFTSQWGLPVLAHPAPNRSNSNVSFYRKPGNISHNVVFA is encoded by the coding sequence ATGGGCTTTCATGAATTGGTcgaaaaatatcaaaacaatGGCTACAAGAAGCTAACTATGGGTAAGAAGCCCGCGGGGACGCCTAAAAAGGGTGGAACGATGAAGAAAGTGAATAGAAGATTTAAGGGGTTTAGGTTAATGACGTCACGAAAACTCAAGTGGAGGAGTTTTTGGATGGCAATGATGCCGATAAGGAGAACGTTGAGCATATGTTGTGACATGTTGAATAGGCTGAAGGTGGATGGTTCGTATCCGGCCATTGTGTTCACTTCTCAATGGGGACTTCCTGTGCTAGCTCATCCTGCTCCAAACAGAAGTAATTCTAATGTTTCCTTTTATAGAAAGCCTGGTAATATCAGCCATAATGTTGTATTTGCTTAA